The nucleotide window GGAATAAGAGTAACATCTCTAGTTGTTGGGGTTCTGTTTTTTGTGGCATCAATACAGACTTCGTTTGCGGCATTTGACTCCACAAACTGGAAATGGGATACACCGATTGAAAACAAAACAACTGAAAGTATAACATGGAGTAATATAACGTGGAGCTCAATAAACGGTTCTACTGACAACACAACTCCAGGAAATACAACCGGGAGTCAAACAAATGGTTCTGACCCATCTTTTGATCCTGCGGACATTTCTACGTTCCTTAGTTCCAAGAACATTTCAATACCAGTTATAAAGCAAATACCAATTATAAAGCAACTACCAAAAATAACTAAATATAGATAAAAACAAGACTAGATATAGATAAAAACAAGGGATTTACTGAAATATTTAAAAATCTGTCCAAAATTCAAAGCTAACTTGAAACTGCACATGAATGGTGAGATCCAATATGGTTCTGTTGTAAAAATATGGGTTATTCTACAAAACCAGTGAAACTCACAATTAGGAAAGTTAATAATTCTCATCACTCGGAAAAATAGTACATAAAGGTATTAGTTATAGTTTCAAAGTGCGAGACAGAAACTTTTGCAACAGGACCCCATTGTTGTGCTGTGACGCCATCATCTAATTAAAAAATTAAAAATTTAGATGATGTTATCTTATTTTTATCACTAAATTCTCAATTTTTTAACGTATTCTTCTGCCACTATGAATATAGACAAGAGAAGTGTAGAAAAGTATAAGAAAGTATGGAAAAAAAGTATAGAAAGTAAGAATATAGAGAAATATAGTAAGTAAAAGTGAAATTCTAGAAATAAGTTCCTGGATAACAGGAGAAATGAGCACAAATTCTTAAGAAAATCTGTACCTTCTTGAAAATAAAATGAATAAGTGAAAAGATATATCCTCTCAGGTTCCCGGATCGAGAATTTAATGATTTACAGAATCGGATTCTTCAATGTCCTGTCAAAGAAGCTTATCATCCCATATTCATTCTTCGCAGCAAAACCTTCAAAAAATTCTTGGTCTTTTTTAATCATGAAACCGTGAACCTCAACCTGGTAAACCTAAAGCTCGAAATATTTATCGGCTGTATCCAGTTCACCTGACTACTTGCAAATATCAGTTACATTGCTATACTGGTCCCGAGTTCCGTGTATCATAAGCACGAGCGCATCAAGCTGGTCTATCAGACTGGCCGACCTGTCTGGCTGGATTTCAGATCCTTCCGTATAAGGGAAACCATACCAGGCGACTCCAGATTCAAACTCCTTAATCTGGGGCAGGAAAAGCATGGTATACCTGCCGCCGGCACAAAAGCCAGTAAGGCCGATCCTTTCAATAATCTGGCATACCTGACCGAACAAGATAATTTCTGATTATATTTATAAAAATTATATGTCAATAGATATAAAATAGAGGGATTAAATTTTTCTTAAAAGGGAAGTCAGGAAGTTTCCGGTATATATTCCAGATAAGTTTTTCTTTATTGTGCTAACTGTATTCA belongs to Methanosarcina barkeri 3 and includes:
- a CDS encoding dienelactone hydrolase family protein, with the protein product MFGQVCQIIERIGLTGFCAGGRYTMLFLPQIKEFESGVAWYGFPYTEGSEIQPDRSASLIDQLDALVLMIHGTRDQYSNVTDICK